The region TTAGGAGCACTTATTGAGGATGCTGCTGTTGATACTTCAAAAACTGGCGGCGAGGAAACCGTAAAGCATGTTGTGAAGGAATTGGTTAATGAGATTGAGGTAGAAAAGATAGATCTTAACCCTTATCAACCAAGAACGCATTTTGATGAGGATGCGCTTAAGGAGTTATCCGATTCTATTCAAAAGTTAGGAGTTATTCAGCCAATTACTGTTCGTGCGGTTGATGGTCGATACCAGCTTATTTCTGGTGAACGTCGCTTAAGGGCAGTGAAACTTGCTGGACTTAAAACCGTTCCTGCATTTACCCGTACCACCGATGATCAGGGCATGCTGGAGATGGCCTTGGTGGAAAACATCCAACGTGAGGATCTTAATGCCATAGAGGTTGCTATAAGTTATCAGCGATTAATCGATGAGTGTGCCTTAACTCAGGAATCATTGGCCGACAGGGTTGGAAAGAAACGTGCAACCATAACAAACTATATTCGTTTGCTTAAGCTTCCCGCAGAAATTCAGGTTGGAATTAGCGAATCCAAAATATCGATGGGTCATGCACGTGCTCTCATTAGTATTGATGATAAGTCCTTACAGATTAGTATTTATAATAAGATTATTAACGAGGATCTTTCGGTTCGCAGAGTAGAAGAACTGGTCAGAGACTCTCAGAATCATAAAGCCCCCAAAGAGGCTAAACCTAAGAATAATTTTGATTTAGCCGATACAGAAGTTATGCTTCGCGAACATTTAACCAACAGGTTGGGTCTTCGTGCGGATGTTAAGCCCGGTGGAAAGGGTGATGGTAAGATTGTTATCTCCTACAATAACCCTGAGGAATTAGACGTTATACTGGAGAAGTTTATAAAAATTGATGAGTAGTTTTTAATCCGAAAGGGATTTGAAGACAATTGCTATTATAAATGAACAAGGCCGACGAACTTTAATAGGAAAGTCGGCCATTCTGATTTTAATGCTTTCGCTTGTTAGCATTGGTGTATTTCCGCAGGAGGTTCAAAAGGAAAAAACGCCACCCAGAGACTTTACGGCTCGCGTCTGGCTTGGATCACAGTTATTGCCAGGATACGGTCAGGTTGTAAATAGAGAATACTGGAAGTTGCCAGTGTTCTATGGAGGAATGGGAAGTATGCTCTACCTAGGAGTCAATGCCAATAAAAACTATTTGCATCGGTTGTATGCATACAACTTGGCATCGGATGGCTCGCCAGATAAGGAGACGCTTAAGCAGAGAATGGTTGAGCAACGCCAGATACGTAATTTATACTATGCTGCTGCTGGTGCATTCTATGTGGCAAGCGTTGTGGATGCATTAAATGTGTACAATAAGGGAAAGCATTCGCCGGTTGCTGCTACAATTTTTTCTACTATTGTTCCAGGTTTAGGCCAAACCTATAACCAGAAATACTGGAAGGTTCCCGTAATTTACGGTGGATTATCAACGTTTTACTTTATGGCAAGTTGGAACAATCGGGGCTACAAAAGATTTAAGACGGCATTGAAATACAAGATAGATGATGACGAATCTACTGTTGATGAGTTTGGCGGAGCACGAACTGACACCGAGTTACGTTATTACATGAATTCTTATAAAAGGAATAGAAATTTATGTGTTCTAGGATTTACCGCGGTTTATATATTGAATATTTTAGATGCCAATGTTGATGCCCATCTTTATGATTGGAATGTTGATGACGATTTAAGCTTTAAGGTTGAACCTGCGTTGATAAATTCTGATCAGGCTATGTCTGGTTCAAGTGCCCCAGTAATAGGACTTTCGTGTAGTCTTACTTTTTAGAGGAATCAGAAATACTGTTTTTTATTTGTATTTATTGTTACATGCTTGCTATATTTGTAGTACAGAAAGTTAACCAACCAGAACTCTTAAAATATGAGGAATATATCTATTGCAATAGTGCTAATGCTTGCTGTAATTGGTGTTGAAGCACAAAATAACAACCAGATTCTTCCGGATACGATAGTTGGAGATACTATTTTAGATAACGAGATAAACGGAAATCTTGATAGTCTTTTAAACCTTTGGTATGTTCAACAATCCGTTGATTCCAATAGCCTTGTGGCCGGGATTGAGGCTGACAGTATCGGTTTATCCGATTATCCAGACTCGTTCTATATTAAACGCTTACAGGGCATAAATTCATTGATCGATTTGCCATATAATCAAATTGTTAAAAATTTTATCAATGTTTATACCCAGAAGAAGAAAGAAAAGGTAGAGATAATGCTGGGTTTGACTGATTACTATTTCCCGATTTTTGAGGAGATACTTGATCAGTACCAACTTCCTCAGGAGTTAAGATTCTTGCCAGTTATTGAGTCCGCGTTGAATCCTAGAGCAGTTTCGAGAGCTGGTGCTACCGGACTTTGGCAGTTTATGTATGGAACAGGAAGACGGTATAACTTAACCATTAATTCGTACGTTGATGAGCGTCGCGATCCTATTGCTGCAAGCCATGCTGCCGCACGTTTTCTGAAGGATCTCTACTCTATTTATAATGATTGGACACTTGTTATTGCAGCCTACAACTGTGGCCCAGGAAATGTAAACAAGGCAATTCGTCGGTCGGGCGGGAAGAGGAACTACTGGGATATATATTACTATCTCCCTAGAGAAACAAGAGGTTATGTGCCAGCCTTTATTGCAGCGAATTATACATACTACTACTATCGCGATCACAACTTAAAACCACAGCCAATTAATATTCCTCCAACTACCGATACTTTGATGGTTAAGGATATGCTACACTTACAGCAGGTGGCCGAGGTGCTTAATTTGCCTATTGATATGATTCGCGATTTGAATCCACAGTATAAGATGGATGTGATTCCGGCCAAGGATCGTTCATTCATTCTTCGTTTACCCTTAGATGCAGTGAGTGATTATATCGATAGCGAAAAGGAAATTTTTGCGTACAAGGATAGTGTTTACTTTAATCCTAAAAACGTAGTAACACCATCGCGCTACAACGCATCTTACCAGTACGATGTTCCCCCTGGATCGATTCGATTTGTTTATAAAGTGAACGAAGGCGATGTTTTGGGCTCAATTGCAGAGAGGTATTCTGTGTCGGTTGGCCAATTACGGTCTTGGAATAATATCCGACGAAACCTCATTCGGGTTGGCCAAAAGTTAGTGATATATATTCCTGAACGTACCGCCAATAAAATGGGAATTAAAGGCGATAAAAATAAAACCTCCTAGTTCTTTAGGATAGATATTTATTTAGAGACGAACTTTTGTTTCGTCTCTTTTTTTATCGGAATTATCAAAATGATCTATTGAATATAATTCTATATTTGTATGAATTAATTGATTAGCATGAAAAACTTACTTCATAAATTATTTATTGGGTCTTTGGCAATAATATCGTTGCAGGCCTGTAACACCAAAAAGATATCGAATGATTTTTCGGTTCCTAAAGATCAATTTGCTTTTATTGAGTACTACCAAACCACCGACGGGCGGATTATTCAAGGTCAGAAATTACCTGGCAAGCGAATTGATCTGCCAACCTATACTTTTGATCTGGAGTCTAAGGTAATACGCAGTCGTAATGATCTTAATTTTAGTGGAGATACTGTCCAAGTATTGCTTGGAACTGGGAAGGTATTGAAAGGGGCTGCAGGAAGTGGTGTGTCTTCAGTTCTTATAGGAATAAAGAAACTACCATACAGTTATTCCGAATTGGAGATAGTTGCTGTTGATTCTAAAACAATGTCTATTAAGTATGGAGGAGAAAATATTACCCTTGCAGTAGGGGAGGAGTTGAAACGGGTTATTACCACTAGGGATACTATTCATTTAGATGAAATTGTAATTGTTGAAAAGACGGTTGAGAATCGCATTGTTTTCCATGGTTTTATTCCCAAATCATCACTGAATAGGAAATAATTATACTCACGTTAATCAAAAAAAAGGCCTCTATTTAGAGACCTTTTTGATATAGATATCACTTTATAGACCTAATCGTTTTCTTAAAGTTTTACTTTGCTCTTCGAATCCTGGTTTTCCTAGTAACGCAAACATGTTCTTTTTGTATGCTTCAACGCCAGGCTGATCAAAAGGATTAACATCAAGTACATATCCACTAATAGCGCATGCTCGCTCAAAGAAGTACAGCGTATAGCCAACCCAGTATGCCGATAGTTCTGGAATGCTAATAGAAATGCAAGGAACTCCACCATCGTTATGGGCAACAATAGTTCCTAGTTCGGCCATTTTGTTAACTTCGGAGTAACGCTTCCCTGAAAGGAAATTGAGTTGATCTAAGTTCTCTGGGTCATTAGGAATAGTTAGTTTATGTGTTGGATTCTCGACCGAAATAACGGTTTCGAAAATCAAGCGCTCGCCTTCCTGAATATATTGTCCCATAGAGTGAAGATCGGATGTAAAGTCTACTCCGGCAGGGAAAATTCCTTTGTTTTCCTTCCCTTCACTTTCGCCGTAAAGTTGTTTCCACCATTCGGTTAAGAAGTGAAGCTTTGGAGTGTAGTTCACCATGATTTCAATATTCTTACCCTTTTTGTAAAGGGCATTGCGCGCTGCAACGTATACACACGCAGGGTTTTGCTCAAATGCAATTTTTGATGAAGTATTTTTTTCTGCATTTACAGCACCTTCAACTAGTTTTTTAATATCGAAACCTGCGATAGCAATTGGCAGAAGACCTACAGGAGTTAAGACAGAGTAACGTCCTCCAACGTCATCGGGTATTATAAAAGTTCTATAGCCTTCAGCGTTGGCAAGTTTTCTCAATGCACCTTTCGATTCGTCAGTTATTGCTACAATACGGTTAGCGGCTTCCGATTTCCCTACTTTATCCTCTAAGTGTTGCTTTAGCAATCTAAATGCAATGGCTGGTTCGGTGGTTGTCCCTGATTTTGATATCACAACAATTGAATAGTTTTTATTATTCAAAAGTTGAAGGAGTTCTGAGTGG is a window of Tenuifilaceae bacterium CYCD DNA encoding:
- the parB gene encoding chromosome partitioning protein ParB, whose protein sequence is MSKKMALGRGLGALIEDAAVDTSKTGGEETVKHVVKELVNEIEVEKIDLNPYQPRTHFDEDALKELSDSIQKLGVIQPITVRAVDGRYQLISGERRLRAVKLAGLKTVPAFTRTTDDQGMLEMALVENIQREDLNAIEVAISYQRLIDECALTQESLADRVGKKRATITNYIRLLKLPAEIQVGISESKISMGHARALISIDDKSLQISIYNKIINEDLSVRRVEELVRDSQNHKAPKEAKPKNNFDLADTEVMLREHLTNRLGLRADVKPGGKGDGKIVISYNNPEELDVILEKFIKIDE
- a CDS encoding lytic transglycosylase encodes the protein MRNISIAIVLMLAVIGVEAQNNNQILPDTIVGDTILDNEINGNLDSLLNLWYVQQSVDSNSLVAGIEADSIGLSDYPDSFYIKRLQGINSLIDLPYNQIVKNFINVYTQKKKEKVEIMLGLTDYYFPIFEEILDQYQLPQELRFLPVIESALNPRAVSRAGATGLWQFMYGTGRRYNLTINSYVDERRDPIAASHAAARFLKDLYSIYNDWTLVIAAYNCGPGNVNKAIRRSGGKRNYWDIYYYLPRETRGYVPAFIAANYTYYYYRDHNLKPQPINIPPTTDTLMVKDMLHLQQVAEVLNLPIDMIRDLNPQYKMDVIPAKDRSFILRLPLDAVSDYIDSEKEIFAYKDSVYFNPKNVVTPSRYNASYQYDVPPGSIRFVYKVNEGDVLGSIAERYSVSVGQLRSWNNIRRNLIRVGQKLVIYIPERTANKMGIKGDKNKTS
- the pgi gene encoding glucose-6-phosphate isomerase; amino-acid sequence: MGELKVNLNNIFDFVSKEEVNSFKARIEESQIKLENKSGKGNDFLGWLTLPSSITNAQLSEIEKVAQDLRSKSDIVVVIGIGGSYLGAKAVIEAMGNSFSQLQNNGNPHVIFAGQNICEDYHSELLQLLNNKNYSIVVISKSGTTTEPAIAFRLLKQHLEDKVGKSEAANRIVAITDESKGALRKLANAEGYRTFIIPDDVGGRYSVLTPVGLLPIAIAGFDIKKLVEGAVNAEKNTSSKIAFEQNPACVYVAARNALYKKGKNIEIMVNYTPKLHFLTEWWKQLYGESEGKENKGIFPAGVDFTSDLHSMGQYIQEGERLIFETVISVENPTHKLTIPNDPENLDQLNFLSGKRYSEVNKMAELGTIVAHNDGGVPCISISIPELSAYWVGYTLYFFERACAISGYVLDVNPFDQPGVEAYKKNMFALLGKPGFEEQSKTLRKRLGL